A stretch of the Filimonas lacunae genome encodes the following:
- a CDS encoding IlvD/Edd family dehydratase — MSSRFRSQDWFGRKDKDGIIYRSWMKNQGMPTDMFDGRPVIGICNTFSELTPCNAHFRDHAEAVKKGVLEAGGFPVEFPIMSLGETLLKPTAMLFRNLASMDAEESIRGNPIDGVVLLTGCDKTTPSTVMGAASVGLPTIVVPGGPMLNGRYKGQQIGSGTHVWKFDEDMKTGVMTQEECEYAESCMSRSIGHCMTMGTASTMACMVESLGLTLSGAAAIPAADSRKKVMAQLSGRRIVQMVKDNLTIDKILTREAFENAIMVNSAVGGSSNFVIHLMAIAGRIGVDLHLDDFDKLGSKIPLLLNLMPSGKFLMEDFFYAGGLPVILNELKELLHRNIVTVTGHNHHDNIKGSSECYNADVIASIQQPLQPEAGIVVVKGNLAQNGAVIKPSAATPALMQHTGRAVVFESIEDYHARIDDPHLDIDETCVMVLKYVGPVGYPGMPEVGNMALPKKILEKGIRDMVRISDGRMSGTAYGTAVLHVSPESAIGGNLALVQNGDMIELNVEKRLLHLHVSEAELEQRRQAWTAPPPASRRGYVSLYIQHVMGADKGADLDFLQGSSGSEVTRDSH; from the coding sequence ATGAGCAGCAGATTTAGAAGCCAGGACTGGTTTGGACGCAAAGACAAAGACGGTATCATTTACCGCAGCTGGATGAAGAACCAGGGCATGCCTACGGATATGTTCGATGGCAGGCCTGTGATAGGTATATGCAATACTTTCAGCGAGCTTACTCCGTGTAACGCCCACTTCCGCGATCATGCAGAAGCCGTGAAGAAAGGCGTGCTGGAAGCAGGCGGCTTTCCGGTAGAGTTTCCCATCATGAGCCTGGGCGAAACCCTGCTCAAACCCACTGCCATGCTATTTCGCAACCTGGCCAGCATGGACGCAGAGGAAAGCATACGTGGTAACCCGATAGATGGTGTGGTACTGCTGACCGGCTGTGATAAAACCACCCCCTCTACCGTTATGGGCGCTGCCAGTGTGGGACTGCCCACCATTGTAGTACCCGGCGGGCCTATGTTGAACGGCCGTTATAAAGGTCAGCAGATAGGCAGCGGTACGCACGTGTGGAAATTTGATGAGGATATGAAAACCGGCGTCATGACGCAGGAAGAATGTGAATATGCCGAAAGCTGTATGAGCCGCAGCATAGGACATTGTATGACGATGGGCACCGCCAGCACCATGGCCTGCATGGTAGAATCGCTGGGCTTAACCCTCAGCGGCGCGGCTGCCATACCCGCTGCGGACTCCCGCAAAAAAGTAATGGCGCAGCTCAGCGGCAGGCGCATTGTGCAAATGGTAAAGGATAACCTTACCATTGATAAAATACTCACCCGCGAGGCGTTTGAAAACGCGATTATGGTCAACTCCGCCGTAGGTGGTTCTTCCAACTTTGTAATACACCTGATGGCTATTGCCGGTCGTATTGGGGTTGACCTGCACCTGGATGATTTTGACAAACTCGGCAGTAAAATCCCGCTGCTGCTGAACCTCATGCCTTCCGGCAAGTTTTTAATGGAAGACTTCTTTTACGCAGGCGGCCTGCCCGTAATACTGAACGAACTGAAGGAGCTGCTGCACCGCAACATCGTTACCGTAACCGGCCACAACCACCACGATAATATCAAAGGCAGCAGCGAATGTTATAATGCAGACGTGATTGCTTCTATACAACAACCCCTGCAACCCGAAGCCGGTATAGTAGTGGTAAAAGGCAACCTGGCACAGAACGGTGCCGTAATAAAGCCCAGCGCCGCCACTCCTGCCCTGATGCAGCATACCGGCCGCGCCGTGGTGTTTGAAAGCATTGAAGACTATCACGCCCGTATTGACGATCCCCACCTGGATATAGATGAAACCTGCGTGATGGTACTGAAATACGTAGGCCCCGTGGGCTACCCCGGCATGCCCGAAGTAGGCAACATGGCCCTGCCCAAAAAGATACTGGAAAAAGGTATACGCGATATGGTACGCATATCGGATGGCAGAATGAGCGGCACCGCTTATGGTACCGCTGTATTGCATGTATCTCCCGAAAGTGCCATTGGCGGCAACCTGGCGCTGGTGCAAAACGGTGATATGATAGAGCTGAACGTAGAAAAACGTTTGCTGCACCTGCACGTAAGCGAAGCCGAGCTGGAACAAAGAAGACAGGCCTGGACAGCGCCACCACCCGCTTCGCGCCGTGGGTATGTAAGTTTATATATCCAGCACGTAATGGGTGCTGATAAAGGGGCCGACCTGGATTTTCTGCAAGGCAGCTCCGGATCGGAAGTCACCCGCGATTCTCATTAA
- a CDS encoding fumarylacetoacetate hydrolase family protein, which translates to MKVYKTQSGALLEAEGNTYTLPVTDWEAFINNDDLYNTLTSLLASGKATATPHPSASETLPPIGPRQELWACGVTYWRSKVGRQEESKASGGGDFYEKVYHAERPEVFFKSTPSRVVGPGQPVRIRKDSTWDVPEPELTLVVTSSGKIIGYTIGNDMSSRSIEGENPLYLPQAKTYDGCAALGPCIYVTNQPLPAQALIRLTISRNGEQAFTGDVELSQMKRTPEELVSFVYRESSFPHGCLIMTGTGIVPGHDFTLQSGDEISIGIDGIGTLTNTVA; encoded by the coding sequence ATGAAGGTTTACAAAACACAGTCCGGCGCACTGCTGGAAGCCGAAGGAAACACATATACCCTACCCGTTACCGACTGGGAAGCTTTTATTAACAACGATGATTTATATAACACCCTTACCAGCCTGCTCGCCAGCGGTAAGGCCACTGCCACACCCCACCCATCCGCATCGGAAACACTGCCCCCCATCGGCCCCCGGCAGGAACTATGGGCCTGCGGTGTTACCTACTGGCGCAGCAAAGTAGGCCGCCAGGAAGAAAGCAAAGCCAGCGGCGGTGGCGACTTTTACGAAAAGGTATACCACGCCGAAAGACCCGAAGTATTTTTTAAAAGCACTCCCTCCCGTGTAGTCGGCCCCGGCCAGCCCGTGCGCATACGTAAAGACAGCACCTGGGATGTACCCGAACCCGAACTGACACTGGTGGTAACCAGCTCCGGCAAAATCATCGGCTACACCATCGGCAACGACATGAGCAGCCGCAGCATAGAAGGCGAAAACCCGCTATACCTGCCCCAGGCCAAAACCTACGATGGCTGCGCCGCGTTAGGTCCCTGCATTTACGTTACCAACCAGCCCCTGCCTGCCCAGGCGTTGATACGCCTTACCATATCCCGCAACGGCGAACAAGCTTTTACCGGCGATGTAGAACTATCGCAAATGAAACGCACCCCGGAAGAGCTGGTTAGCTTTGTATACCGCGAAAGCAGCTTCCCCCACGGCTGCCTGATTATGACAGGCACCGGCATAGTACCCGGCCATGATTTCACCCTGCAAAGCGGCGATGAAATCAGCATTGGCATTGACGGTATCGGAACGCTTACCAACACTGTTGCATAA
- a CDS encoding GntP family permease translates to MEWLVILAAVALQVYLTWKKLGPFLSLLIVALLSGLCLGMHPEQLIRSIERGVGNTLSGLALVICLGAALGKILEAGGAVTRITTTLIGAFGERNIQWVLLLTGFLIGIPLYYNAGFMILVPLVFSVAYRAKLPLLYVAMPMAAALSTTHCFLPPHPSPVFLINAFHANMGKTLVYGLMITVPVVIVAGPLLGRLLKNVQVKTESVFLSKDDDPEKPLPGTLPSFLIGLLPVGLITAKLLADHLLGDYLLRTILDFTGDATIALLISVLLAIAYFGKAAGQPLAATVKWVNEAIGGIAVILFIICAGGVFKQVLQDSGTDKHIAALCAQWQMPPLLFGWLITAILRVAIGSATVAGITAAGVVAPLVASGVASPELMVLAVGTGSVFGSHVNDSGFWMFKEFFNLSLKQTFLSWTVMETAISVLGLIGVLVLEVVVGV, encoded by the coding sequence ATGGAATGGCTTGTTATACTGGCCGCAGTAGCCTTGCAGGTATACCTTACCTGGAAAAAACTCGGCCCCTTTTTATCCTTGCTTATCGTGGCCCTACTTTCCGGCCTATGCCTGGGCATGCACCCGGAGCAACTGATCCGCTCCATAGAAAGAGGTGTAGGCAACACCCTCAGCGGCCTGGCCCTGGTTATTTGCCTGGGCGCCGCCCTGGGTAAAATACTGGAAGCAGGCGGGGCTGTAACACGCATTACCACTACCCTTATCGGCGCTTTTGGTGAGCGTAATATTCAGTGGGTGCTGTTGCTTACCGGCTTTCTTATCGGCATACCACTGTATTATAACGCCGGGTTTATGATATTGGTGCCGCTGGTGTTTTCCGTGGCCTACCGCGCTAAGCTGCCGCTGCTGTATGTGGCTATGCCCATGGCCGCTGCACTTTCTACCACCCATTGCTTTTTGCCGCCCCACCCCAGCCCGGTGTTTCTGATAAACGCCTTCCATGCGAACATGGGTAAAACACTGGTGTATGGGTTGATGATTACCGTACCGGTGGTAATTGTTGCAGGGCCATTGCTGGGGCGATTGTTGAAGAACGTGCAGGTGAAAACGGAATCTGTTTTTTTGTCGAAGGATGATGATCCGGAAAAGCCATTGCCGGGTACTTTGCCTAGTTTTTTGATTGGGTTGTTGCCTGTAGGGTTGATTACCGCGAAACTGCTGGCGGATCATCTTCTAGGTGATTATCTTTTGAGGACGATATTGGACTTTACTGGGGATGCTACTATTGCTTTGTTGATCTCTGTACTGCTGGCTATTGCTTACTTTGGTAAAGCTGCCGGCCAGCCTTTGGCTGCTACCGTGAAATGGGTAAATGAAGCCATTGGGGGCATTGCTGTGATATTGTTTATTATCTGCGCCGGTGGAGTGTTTAAGCAGGTGTTGCAGGATAGTGGTACGGATAAGCATATTGCTGCGCTGTGTGCCCAGTGGCAAATGCCGCCGTTGTTGTTTGGGTGGTTGATTACTGCCATACTGCGGGTGGCTATTGGGTCGGCTACCGTGGCGGGGATTACTGCTGCGGGTGTGGTGGCGCCGTTAGTAGCTTCCGGGGTGGCTTCTCCAGAGTTGATGGTGTTGGCGGTGGGTACGGGTAGTGTGTTTGGGTCGCATGTGAATGATTCGGGGTTTTGGATGTTTAAGGAGTTTTTTAATTTGAGTTTGAAGCAGACGTTTTTATCGTGGACGGTGATGGAGACAGCGATTTCGGTGTTGGGGTTGATTGGGGTGCTGGTGTTGGAGGTGGTGGTGGGTGTTTAG
- a CDS encoding aldehyde dehydrogenase (NADP(+)) gives MREEKHIIGYGESGNSKEVFYSINPSGKENSAVYFHQATAEEVNQAVQQASSSFALYRKIPAARKAAFLNAIAAELENCGDALITTCMQETALPRARLEGERARTTGQLRMFATLVAEGSWVDARIETALPDRKPLPKPDMRYMNIPLGPVAVFGASNFPLAFSVAGGDTASALAAGCTVVVKAHPAHPATSALAGKAIQRAAQSTGMPDGVFSLLFDSGTQTGAQLVTHPLIKAVAFTGSYRGGKALYDMAVRRPEPIPVFAEMGSTNPVFVLPEAAQQKGATIAEAYSASVAMGVGQFCTSPGMLFYPQQAADFNGQLSNVFSNITGGVMLAAYMYHAYQAGVEERLALPAVATLASGKAPDTTDTHVVTPVLMTTHSDELITQPLLREEIFGPASIAVPVTTREAMLALAHSLPGQLTATVHGTAEELPAWQELLDILEQKAGRVVINGFPTGVEPVSAMVHGGPFPATTNSSSTSVGTAAIYRFVRPVCYQNMPDALLPAELQESNPMGIYRMVNGGRAFTQL, from the coding sequence ATGCGGGAAGAAAAACACATTATCGGCTACGGAGAATCAGGAAACAGTAAAGAAGTATTTTATTCTATTAACCCTTCGGGAAAAGAAAACAGCGCCGTTTACTTTCACCAGGCAACAGCCGAAGAAGTAAACCAGGCGGTGCAGCAGGCCAGTTCTTCTTTTGCACTGTACCGCAAAATACCTGCGGCCCGTAAAGCCGCTTTTTTAAACGCCATAGCAGCAGAACTGGAAAACTGCGGCGATGCACTCATTACCACCTGCATGCAGGAAACCGCCCTGCCCCGCGCAAGGCTGGAAGGGGAACGCGCACGCACCACCGGGCAGCTGCGTATGTTTGCCACACTGGTGGCAGAAGGCTCGTGGGTAGATGCGCGTATTGAAACGGCACTGCCCGACAGGAAGCCATTGCCCAAACCCGACATGCGTTATATGAATATACCACTCGGCCCCGTGGCTGTATTTGGAGCCAGCAATTTCCCCCTCGCATTTTCGGTGGCCGGTGGCGATACCGCATCGGCACTGGCTGCCGGGTGTACCGTAGTAGTAAAGGCACACCCCGCACACCCCGCAACCTCTGCCCTTGCCGGCAAAGCCATACAGCGCGCTGCGCAAAGCACAGGCATGCCGGATGGCGTGTTCTCCCTGTTGTTTGATAGTGGCACGCAAACCGGCGCACAGCTGGTTACGCACCCGCTGATAAAAGCAGTAGCTTTTACCGGATCGTACCGAGGCGGTAAAGCCCTGTATGATATGGCCGTGCGCCGGCCGGAGCCTATACCCGTGTTTGCAGAAATGGGCAGCACCAACCCCGTGTTTGTATTGCCCGAAGCCGCACAGCAAAAAGGGGCCACTATTGCAGAAGCCTATAGCGCTTCGGTAGCTATGGGTGTAGGGCAGTTTTGTACCAGTCCCGGTATGTTGTTCTACCCCCAGCAGGCGGCTGACTTTAACGGGCAGTTAAGTAATGTTTTTTCCAATATTACCGGCGGCGTTATGCTGGCTGCCTATATGTATCATGCCTACCAGGCAGGTGTGGAAGAAAGGCTGGCGCTGCCTGCCGTTGCCACCCTGGCCAGTGGTAAAGCACCCGATACCACCGATACCCATGTAGTTACACCGGTGCTGATGACCACCCATAGCGATGAACTGATCACACAACCCTTACTGCGGGAAGAAATATTTGGCCCGGCTTCTATAGCCGTACCTGTAACCACCCGCGAAGCCATGCTGGCACTGGCCCATAGCCTGCCCGGTCAGCTGACCGCTACTGTACACGGCACCGCAGAAGAACTGCCTGCGTGGCAGGAGCTGCTGGATATACTGGAACAGAAAGCAGGCCGTGTGGTCATCAACGGTTTTCCCACAGGTGTAGAACCTGTAAGCGCCATGGTGCATGGCGGCCCCTTCCCCGCAACAACCAACAGCAGCAGCACCTCAGTAGGTACCGCCGCCATATACCGTTTTGTACGGCCTGTATGTTACCAGAACATGCCCGATGCCCTGCTGCCTGCCGAATTGCAGGAAAGCAACCCCATGGGCATTTACAGAATGGTCAACGGCGGCAGAGCCTTTACCCAATTATAA